A window from Mycolicibacterium tokaiense encodes these proteins:
- a CDS encoding dolichyl-phosphate-mannose--protein mannosyltransferase — protein MTAPPTVMPERAVPVISPGPLVPVADFGPVDKANGWIMTAVVAALALVTRFLNLQSPTDAGTPVFDEKHYAPQAWQVLHNGGIEDNPGFGLVVHPPLGKQLIAIGEGIFGYNGLGWRFTGALLGVLMVVIAARTVRRISRSTLIGGLAGVLLVAESVSFVTARTALLDGFLVFFVVAAFGALIVDRDQMRERMHTALLEGRITETPWGPRLGVRWWRFGAGVLLGLATATKWSGLYFILFFGVMTLAFDIAARRQYRVPRPWLGTLRRDLGPTAYVFALIPLAVYLASYWGWFASETAVDRHVVGEEIGERQWWQPPDAIRSLWYYTAKAYEFHAGLTNAAGNHHPWESKPWTWPMSLRPVLYAIDQENVPGCGVQSCVKAVMLVGTPAMWWLAVPVLVYALWRSMFRRDWRYAVVLVGYVAGWLPWFAEVDRQMYFFYAATMAPFLVMAIALICGDILYKRGQNDERRTLGLLVVCFYTAVVLTNFAWLFPVLTGLPISQATWNMQIWLPSWR, from the coding sequence ATGACCGCTCCTCCCACCGTGATGCCGGAGCGCGCCGTACCCGTGATCAGCCCCGGCCCGCTCGTCCCCGTCGCCGACTTCGGGCCCGTCGACAAGGCCAACGGCTGGATCATGACGGCCGTGGTGGCGGCCCTGGCGCTGGTGACGCGGTTTCTGAACCTGCAGTCGCCCACCGACGCCGGCACCCCGGTGTTCGACGAGAAGCACTACGCCCCGCAGGCCTGGCAGGTGCTGCACAACGGCGGCATCGAGGACAACCCCGGTTTCGGGCTGGTGGTGCACCCGCCGCTGGGCAAGCAGCTGATCGCGATCGGCGAAGGGATCTTCGGCTACAACGGCCTGGGCTGGCGGTTCACCGGCGCGTTGCTGGGTGTGTTGATGGTGGTGATCGCGGCCAGGACGGTGCGGCGGATCAGCCGCTCCACCCTGATCGGCGGCCTGGCCGGGGTGCTGCTGGTTGCCGAGAGCGTGTCCTTCGTGACGGCCAGAACCGCGCTGCTGGACGGCTTCCTGGTGTTCTTCGTGGTGGCCGCGTTCGGGGCACTGATAGTCGACCGCGATCAGATGCGCGAGCGCATGCACACCGCCCTGCTCGAGGGCCGCATCACCGAGACGCCTTGGGGGCCGCGTCTGGGCGTGCGGTGGTGGCGGTTCGGTGCCGGCGTGCTGCTGGGCCTGGCGACCGCCACCAAGTGGTCCGGCCTGTACTTCATCCTGTTCTTCGGGGTGATGACGCTGGCCTTCGACATCGCGGCCCGCCGCCAGTACCGGGTGCCGCGGCCCTGGCTGGGGACGCTGCGCCGCGACCTGGGGCCGACGGCGTATGTGTTCGCGCTGATTCCTCTGGCGGTGTATCTGGCCAGCTACTGGGGTTGGTTCGCTTCGGAGACCGCGGTGGACCGGCACGTGGTGGGCGAGGAGATCGGCGAGCGGCAGTGGTGGCAACCTCCGGACGCCATTCGCTCGCTCTGGTACTACACGGCGAAGGCCTACGAGTTCCACGCCGGGCTCACCAACGCCGCGGGCAACCATCACCCGTGGGAGTCCAAGCCCTGGACCTGGCCGATGTCGCTACGGCCGGTGCTGTATGCCATCGACCAGGAGAACGTCCCCGGCTGCGGGGTGCAGTCCTGCGTCAAGGCGGTGATGCTCGTGGGCACGCCGGCCATGTGGTGGCTGGCCGTGCCGGTGCTGGTGTACGCGCTGTGGCGGTCGATGTTCCGCCGCGATTGGCGCTACGCGGTGGTGCTGGTGGGCTACGTCGCCGGCTGGCTGCCCTGGTTCGCCGAGGTCGACCGGCAGATGTACTTCTTCTACGCCGCCACCATGGCGCCATTCCTGGTGATGGCGATTGCATTGATCTGCGGGGACATCCTCTACAAGCGGGGGCAGAACGACGAGCGCCGCACCCTGGGCCTTCTGGTGGTGTGCTTCTACACCGCGGTGGTGCTGACGAACTTCGCGTGGCTGTTCCCGGTCCTGACCGGGCTGCCGATCTCGCAAGCAACCTGGAACATGCAGATCTGGCTGCCCAGCTGGCGTTAG
- the rsmI gene encoding 16S rRNA (cytidine(1402)-2'-O)-methyltransferase: protein MSGGRLLLGATPLGQPSDASARLRAALASADVVAAEDTRRVRALATALDVRMAGKVVSLFDQNESTRAPVLIEEMKSGATVLVVTDAGMPLISDPGYRLVSGCVEAGVPVTCLPGPSAVTTALAVSGLPSDRFCFEGFAPRRGRRAWFAALAVEQRTCVFFESPRRLAELLGEAADALGDDRRAVVCRELTKTHEEIVRGTLGELAEWAADGVLGEITVVLAGAVPTADLATLVGEVQELAADGVRVKDACAQVVAAHPGAPSRRELYEAVVKSGALTSRE, encoded by the coding sequence ATGAGTGGTGGCCGACTGTTGCTGGGGGCCACTCCGCTGGGACAGCCCTCGGATGCGTCGGCCCGGTTGCGGGCGGCTCTGGCGAGTGCCGATGTGGTGGCCGCCGAGGACACCCGGCGGGTGCGCGCTCTGGCCACCGCGCTGGACGTGCGGATGGCGGGCAAGGTGGTCAGCCTGTTCGACCAGAACGAGTCGACGCGTGCGCCCGTGCTGATCGAGGAGATGAAATCCGGGGCGACGGTCCTGGTGGTCACTGACGCCGGTATGCCCCTGATCAGTGACCCCGGCTACCGGTTGGTCTCCGGATGTGTGGAGGCCGGTGTCCCGGTGACCTGTCTGCCGGGTCCGTCGGCGGTCACCACGGCCCTGGCTGTCTCCGGGCTGCCGTCCGACCGGTTCTGCTTCGAGGGGTTTGCGCCGCGCAGGGGCAGGCGGGCCTGGTTCGCGGCGCTGGCGGTCGAGCAGCGCACATGTGTGTTCTTCGAGTCGCCGCGCCGGCTGGCCGAGCTGTTGGGCGAGGCCGCCGACGCCCTGGGCGACGACCGCCGGGCCGTGGTGTGCCGCGAGCTCACCAAGACCCACGAGGAGATCGTGCGGGGCACGCTCGGCGAGTTGGCGGAGTGGGCCGCGGACGGGGTGCTGGGGGAGATCACCGTGGTGCTGGCCGGGGCGGTGCCCACGGCCGACCTCGCCACGCTGGTGGGTGAGGTGCAGGAGCTTGCCGCCGACGGCGTGCGGGTCAAGGATGCCTGCGCGCAGGTCGTGGCGGCGCATCCCGGCGCACCGTCGCGGCGCGAGCTCTACGAGGCCGTCGTGAAATCGGGAGCGCTCACGTCGCGGGAGTGA
- a CDS encoding aminodeoxychorismate synthase component I translates to MRIQRLGDLGGFPAVLRAVAAATTREGLAPPAALSGDWFGSSAVIAPSLRADECAPERVFDVAPAHHPSAVGGGWIGHLSYPDGAGARVPVAAGGWTDCVLRRDLDGVWWYEDLTGANLPDWLADAVHTSAPPAPWHLDWTAPDRTAHEAGVRACLDAIAAGEVYQACVCTQFTGVLDGDPLQFFADAVGRTSPARAAFVAGDWGAVASLSPELFLRRRGAAVWSSPIKGTLPLRDDPALLRRSVKDVAENVMIVDLVRNDLGRVATIGSVRVPELLTVRPAPGVWHLVSTVTADVPTALPNSALLAATFPPASVTGTPKLRARELLSQWEPHRRGVYCGTVGLASPVAGTELNVAIRTVEFDASGTAVLGVGGGITADSDPAAEWEECLHKAAPTVGLRHSRDVSAPDFTTAS, encoded by the coding sequence GTGCGCATCCAGCGGCTCGGCGACCTCGGCGGGTTCCCCGCGGTGCTGCGTGCCGTCGCTGCGGCCACCACCCGGGAGGGGCTGGCGCCGCCTGCGGCGCTGTCCGGCGACTGGTTCGGTTCGTCGGCAGTGATCGCGCCGTCGCTGCGCGCCGACGAGTGCGCGCCGGAGCGCGTCTTCGACGTGGCTCCCGCCCACCATCCGTCGGCGGTCGGCGGCGGATGGATCGGCCATCTGTCCTACCCCGACGGCGCCGGCGCCCGCGTCCCCGTCGCCGCGGGCGGCTGGACCGACTGTGTACTGCGCCGGGACCTGGACGGCGTCTGGTGGTACGAGGACCTGACCGGAGCCAACCTGCCGGACTGGCTGGCCGACGCGGTGCACACCTCCGCGCCGCCGGCGCCCTGGCACCTCGATTGGACCGCCCCGGACCGGACGGCCCACGAGGCCGGTGTGCGCGCCTGTCTGGACGCCATCGCCGCCGGCGAGGTGTACCAGGCCTGCGTCTGCACCCAGTTCACCGGCGTCCTCGACGGCGACCCGCTGCAGTTCTTCGCCGACGCCGTGGGGCGCACCTCCCCGGCCCGCGCGGCCTTCGTGGCCGGCGACTGGGGCGCGGTGGCGTCGTTGTCACCGGAGCTGTTCCTGCGCCGCCGGGGCGCGGCTGTGTGGTCCAGCCCGATCAAAGGGACCCTGCCACTGCGTGACGACCCTGCGCTGTTGCGCCGGTCGGTCAAGGACGTGGCCGAGAATGTGATGATCGTCGACCTGGTGCGCAATGACCTGGGCCGGGTGGCCACCATCGGCAGCGTGCGGGTACCCGAACTGCTGACCGTGCGGCCGGCCCCCGGGGTGTGGCATCTGGTGTCGACGGTCACCGCCGACGTGCCTACGGCGCTGCCCAACTCCGCACTGCTGGCGGCCACATTCCCACCGGCCTCGGTCACTGGAACTCCGAAACTACGTGCGCGCGAACTGCTTTCCCAGTGGGAGCCGCACCGGCGCGGCGTGTACTGCGGCACGGTCGGATTGGCCTCGCCGGTGGCCGGCACCGAGCTCAACGTGGCCATCCGCACGGTGGAGTTCGACGCGTCCGGCACCGCGGTCCTCGGCGTCGGAGGCGGCATCACCGCGGACTCGGACCCCGCCGCCGAGTGGGAGGAGTGTCTGCACAAGGCCGCGCCCACGGTCGGGCTGCGTCACTCCCGCGACGTGAGCGCTCCCGATTTCACGACGGCCTCGTAG
- a CDS encoding RNA polymerase sigma-70 factor yields MSEHAERFTALRPLLFTIAYEILGTATESDDVLQESYLRWAEVDLTRVTDTKAYLAQLVTRQALNALRAQSRRREDYVGPWLPEPLLVDTTDAAADVVLAESVSMAMMVVLETLTPDERAVFVLREVFGFGHDEIATAIGRSSAAVRQMAHRAREHVQARRKRFTPVDPRTSAELTTRFFAAAATGDLEGLVSMLAPDVVWTADSDGKVSAARRPVSGAVNVAKLIMGLVRLGGEAGRVEPAVYNNTPALLTYLGDELAGVILVEFADGKVTNFYAMRNPEKLATVLTPRQISR; encoded by the coding sequence GTGAGCGAGCACGCCGAGCGCTTCACCGCCCTGCGCCCGCTGCTGTTCACCATCGCCTACGAAATCCTGGGTACCGCAACGGAATCCGATGACGTGCTGCAGGAGAGTTATCTGCGCTGGGCAGAGGTGGACCTGACCCGGGTCACCGACACCAAGGCCTACCTGGCCCAGCTGGTGACCCGCCAGGCACTGAATGCACTGCGCGCGCAGTCTCGCCGGCGTGAGGATTACGTCGGCCCCTGGCTTCCCGAGCCCCTGCTCGTCGACACCACCGACGCCGCAGCCGACGTGGTGCTGGCCGAATCGGTGTCGATGGCCATGATGGTGGTGCTGGAAACCCTGACCCCCGACGAGCGCGCGGTGTTCGTGCTGCGCGAGGTGTTCGGCTTCGGCCACGACGAGATCGCCACGGCCATCGGCAGATCCAGCGCCGCGGTGCGGCAGATGGCACACCGGGCCCGCGAACACGTCCAGGCCCGGCGCAAGCGCTTCACCCCCGTCGACCCCCGCACGTCTGCCGAGCTGACCACCCGGTTCTTCGCCGCGGCCGCCACCGGCGATCTGGAAGGACTGGTGTCGATGCTGGCACCCGATGTGGTGTGGACCGCCGACAGCGACGGCAAGGTGAGCGCGGCGCGGCGGCCGGTCTCCGGCGCCGTCAATGTCGCCAAGCTCATCATGGGTCTGGTGCGCCTGGGCGGCGAGGCGGGCCGGGTGGAACCCGCCGTCTACAACAACACCCCGGCGCTGCTCACCTATCTCGGGGACGAGCTCGCCGGGGTGATCTTGGTGGAGTTCGCCGACGGCAAGGTGACCAACTTCTACGCGATGCGCAACCCGGAGAAGCTGGCCACGGTACTGACACCACGCCAGATCAGCCGCTGA
- a CDS encoding NAD(P)/FAD-dependent oxidoreductase has product MSDTRAIVIGGGYAGVLAANRLTQRCAVTLINPRPTFVERIRLHQLAAGNDDAVEGYDSLLHPDVELVVDTAVRIDPGAQTVTLGSGTELGYDYLVYAVGSTGAAPAAVPGAAEFACPLGEFEHATQLRDRLSDLPAAAPVVVVGGGLTGIEAAAEFAEAGRHVTLVTDALGPSLSPSGRRSVVKRLRTLGVTLVEGAAVARVGARSVELTDGRQLPSEATVWTAGFGVPSLARDSGLSTDPVGRLLVDETLTSVDHPRIVAAGDAATPSGMPLRMSCQAALPMGAQAANTVLARLAGTDAAELSQVMTGQCVSLGRGAGTIQLSHTDDRVRNLYLGGRTAAVIKEQVCRGTLGFLRKEARKPGSYFWIKGGRRARRLAGAPAAAR; this is encoded by the coding sequence ATGAGTGACACCCGCGCGATCGTGATCGGCGGCGGCTACGCCGGCGTGCTGGCCGCCAACCGCCTCACCCAGCGATGCGCGGTCACGCTGATCAACCCCCGCCCGACGTTCGTCGAGCGCATCCGGTTGCATCAGCTGGCCGCGGGCAACGACGACGCCGTTGAGGGCTACGACAGCCTGCTGCACCCCGATGTGGAGCTGGTCGTCGACACCGCGGTGCGCATCGACCCCGGTGCGCAGACGGTGACGCTGGGCTCGGGAACCGAACTGGGCTACGACTACCTGGTGTACGCGGTGGGCAGTACCGGTGCGGCCCCCGCCGCGGTGCCCGGCGCCGCCGAGTTCGCCTGTCCGCTGGGCGAATTCGAGCATGCGACACAACTGCGCGACCGGCTGTCCGACCTGCCGGCCGCTGCGCCGGTGGTCGTGGTCGGCGGCGGGCTCACCGGCATCGAGGCCGCCGCCGAGTTCGCCGAAGCCGGCCGCCACGTCACCCTGGTCACCGATGCGCTCGGGCCGTCGCTGTCCCCGAGCGGCCGCAGGTCGGTGGTCAAGCGGCTGCGCACCCTCGGGGTCACGCTGGTCGAGGGCGCGGCGGTGGCCCGGGTCGGGGCCCGGTCGGTCGAACTCACCGACGGCCGGCAGCTGCCCAGCGAGGCGACGGTCTGGACCGCGGGGTTCGGTGTGCCCAGTCTGGCCCGTGACAGTGGGCTGAGCACGGATCCGGTGGGGCGGTTGCTCGTCGATGAGACACTGACCAGCGTGGACCATCCCCGGATCGTCGCGGCCGGCGACGCGGCCACCCCGTCGGGTATGCCGCTGCGGATGAGTTGCCAGGCCGCCCTGCCGATGGGCGCCCAGGCCGCCAACACCGTGCTGGCCCGGCTCGCCGGCACCGACGCCGCCGAGCTGTCGCAGGTGATGACCGGTCAATGCGTCAGCCTGGGCCGCGGCGCCGGCACCATTCAGCTGTCCCACACCGATGACCGCGTGCGCAACCTCTACCTCGGCGGGCGCACCGCTGCTGTCATCAAGGAACAGGTGTGCCGGGGCACGCTGGGGTTCCTGCGCAAGGAGGCCCGCAAACCCGGGTCCTACTTCTGGATCAAGGGCGGTCGGCGCGCCCGGCGGCTCGCCGGCGCCCCGGCGGCCGCCCGGTGA
- the metG gene encoding methionine--tRNA ligase → MSDPYYLTTAIAYPNGAPHVGHAYEYVATDAIARFKRLDGFDVRYLTGTDEHGLKMAQTAAAEGIPTAELARRNSDVFQRLQEALGASFDRFIRTTDADHIEASKAIWAAMDANGDIYLDSYAGWYSVRDERFFAVDETEELPDGTRIATETGTPVTWTEEQTYFFRLSAYTEKLLQHYREHPEFIAPEVRRNEIVSFVSGGLTDLSISRTTFDWGVRVPDHPDHVMYVWVDALTNYLTGVGYPDTDSESFRRFWPADLHMIGKDIIRFHTVYWPAFLMSAGLPLPKRVFAHGFLFNRGEKMSKSVGNVVDPLALVDAFGLDAVRFFLLREVPFGQDGSYSEDAIISRINTDLANELGNLAQRCLSMVAKNLGGVVPDPGALGDDDSALLAEADALLDRSRAAYDQQAMHQSLEAIWLTLGATNRYFSANEPWKLAKSENSADQQRLRTVLYVTMEVVRIAALLVQPVMPTSAAKLLDLLGQPTEQRDFAAIGTRLAVGTQLPTPSGVFPRYQP, encoded by the coding sequence ATGAGCGACCCTTACTACCTCACCACCGCGATCGCGTACCCCAACGGCGCACCGCACGTCGGGCACGCGTACGAGTACGTCGCGACGGACGCCATCGCGCGCTTCAAGCGGCTCGACGGATTCGACGTGCGCTACCTGACCGGCACCGACGAACACGGGCTCAAGATGGCGCAGACTGCCGCGGCCGAGGGCATCCCGACCGCGGAGCTGGCCCGGCGCAACTCCGATGTTTTCCAGCGGCTGCAGGAGGCGCTGGGGGCGTCGTTCGACCGCTTCATCCGCACCACCGACGCCGACCACATCGAGGCGTCCAAAGCCATCTGGGCCGCGATGGACGCCAACGGCGACATCTACCTCGACTCGTACGCCGGCTGGTACTCGGTGCGCGACGAGAGGTTCTTCGCCGTCGACGAGACCGAGGAACTGCCGGACGGGACCCGGATCGCCACCGAGACCGGCACCCCGGTCACCTGGACCGAGGAGCAGACCTACTTTTTCCGGCTGTCGGCCTACACCGAGAAACTGCTCCAGCACTACCGCGAGCATCCGGAATTCATCGCGCCCGAGGTGCGCCGCAACGAGATCGTCAGCTTCGTCTCCGGCGGCCTGACCGACCTGTCCATCTCGCGCACCACCTTCGACTGGGGTGTGCGGGTGCCCGACCACCCCGACCACGTCATGTACGTCTGGGTGGACGCCCTGACCAACTACCTCACCGGCGTGGGTTACCCGGACACCGACTCCGAGTCGTTCCGCCGGTTCTGGCCGGCCGATCTGCACATGATCGGCAAGGACATCATCCGGTTCCACACCGTCTACTGGCCGGCCTTCCTGATGTCGGCCGGACTTCCGCTGCCGAAGCGGGTCTTCGCGCACGGCTTCCTGTTCAACCGCGGCGAGAAGATGAGCAAGTCGGTCGGCAATGTCGTCGACCCGCTGGCCCTGGTGGACGCCTTCGGACTGGATGCCGTCCGGTTCTTCCTGCTACGGGAGGTCCCGTTCGGCCAGGACGGCAGTTACAGCGAAGACGCGATCATCTCGCGGATCAACACCGATCTGGCCAACGAACTGGGCAACCTGGCGCAGCGCTGCCTGTCGATGGTCGCGAAGAACCTCGGCGGGGTGGTGCCCGACCCGGGTGCGCTGGGTGACGACGACTCCGCGCTGCTCGCCGAGGCCGATGCTCTGCTGGACCGGTCGCGGGCCGCCTACGACCAGCAAGCCATGCACCAGTCGCTGGAGGCCATCTGGCTGACCCTGGGCGCCACCAACCGCTACTTCTCGGCGAACGAACCGTGGAAGCTGGCCAAATCCGAGAACTCGGCCGACCAACAGCGGTTGCGCACCGTGCTCTACGTGACCATGGAGGTGGTGCGGATCGCCGCGCTGCTGGTCCAGCCGGTGATGCCGACCTCGGCCGCCAAGCTCCTCGACCTGCTGGGCCAGCCGACCGAGCAGCGCGACTTCGCCGCGATCGGCACCCGACTGGCGGTCGGCACCCAGTTGCCCACCCCCAGCGGGGTGTTTCCGCGCTACCAGCCATAG
- a CDS encoding TatD family hydrolase — MAVSSKRSGGREAPPLPPPLTPLIDAHTHLDACGATDAASVAEILDRAQAAGVGAVVTIADDLDSARWVVQAAHWDPRVYAAVALHPTRADALDDAARAELEQLAADPRVVAIGETGMDLFWPGRLEGCAEPAVQRDAFAWHIDLAKRTGTPLMIHNRDADAAVLDVLAAEGAPDTVIFHCFSSDAEMARACVGRGWYLSLSGTVSFKNAHALREAAVLIPDDLLLVETDAPFLTPHPFRGAPNEPYCLPYTVRALAELRGTAPDGLARTTAANAERVYALRSNVS, encoded by the coding sequence GTGGCGGTGAGTTCGAAACGTTCAGGCGGTCGCGAGGCCCCGCCGCTGCCGCCGCCGCTGACGCCGCTGATCGACGCGCACACCCACCTGGACGCCTGCGGGGCCACCGACGCCGCGAGCGTCGCCGAGATCCTGGACCGCGCGCAGGCCGCGGGGGTGGGGGCGGTGGTCACCATTGCCGACGATCTGGACTCGGCGCGCTGGGTGGTGCAGGCCGCGCACTGGGACCCGCGGGTGTACGCCGCGGTGGCGTTGCATCCCACCCGCGCAGACGCCCTCGACGACGCCGCCCGCGCCGAACTCGAGCAGTTGGCCGCCGACCCGCGGGTGGTGGCGATCGGGGAGACCGGGATGGACCTGTTCTGGCCGGGCCGGCTGGAGGGCTGTGCCGAACCTGCCGTGCAGCGGGACGCGTTCGCCTGGCACATCGACCTGGCCAAGCGGACCGGCACACCGCTGATGATCCACAACCGCGACGCCGACGCCGCCGTTCTGGACGTACTCGCCGCCGAAGGTGCGCCGGACACGGTTATCTTCCACTGCTTTTCTTCCGACGCCGAGATGGCGCGTGCCTGTGTGGGCCGCGGCTGGTACCTGAGCCTGTCTGGAACCGTCAGCTTCAAGAACGCCCACGCGTTGCGGGAGGCTGCGGTCCTGATCCCCGATGACCTGCTGCTCGTCGAGACCGATGCGCCGTTTCTGACCCCGCACCCGTTCCGGGGGGCGCCGAACGAGCCCTACTGCCTGCCGTACACGGTGCGGGCACTGGCCGAGCTGCGCGGGACCGCCCCCGACGGCCTTGCCCGAACCACGGCAGCAAACGCCGAGCGCGTGTACGCTCTGCGTTCGAACGTTTCATAG
- a CDS encoding resuscitation-promoting factor yields the protein MNALTELHQTRSPILRFLVAALLVVLAVAGGFAVTAHKTVTLTVDGVPMTVTTMKSRVIDVVTENGYSVGERDDLFPAGDERVSNAEAIVLRRSKPLEISFDGQDTKQVWTTATTVDEALAQLAMTDTAPAAASRGSRLPLEGMALPVVSAKPVQIDDGGVIRTVNLAAPDVGALLAAAGAPLQQSDRVVPDASSPVTAGMQIQVTRIRMDKVTERLPLPPQAQRIEDPTMNMSRQVVEDRGTPGTQDVTFAVATVNGQVTGRLPVANTVITPARASVLRVGAKPGTEVPPVTNGLIWDALARCESGGNWAINTGNGYFGGVQFDQNTWERQGGLRYASRADLATREEQIAIAEVTRARQGWGAWPTCSSRTGAS from the coding sequence TTGAACGCTTTGACCGAACTTCATCAGACACGCTCGCCGATACTGCGCTTCCTGGTCGCCGCCCTGCTTGTCGTCCTCGCGGTCGCCGGCGGCTTCGCAGTGACCGCGCACAAAACCGTCACGCTGACCGTTGACGGGGTGCCCATGACCGTCACCACCATGAAGTCCCGTGTCATCGACGTGGTGACCGAGAACGGCTACAGCGTGGGTGAGCGCGACGATCTGTTCCCCGCCGGCGACGAGCGGGTGAGCAACGCCGAGGCGATCGTCCTGCGCCGCAGCAAGCCGCTGGAGATCTCGTTCGACGGCCAGGACACCAAGCAGGTGTGGACCACGGCCACCACGGTGGACGAGGCCCTGGCGCAACTCGCGATGACCGACACCGCACCCGCGGCGGCCTCGCGGGGAAGTCGCCTCCCGCTCGAGGGCATGGCCCTGCCGGTGGTCAGCGCGAAGCCCGTGCAGATCGACGACGGCGGCGTCATCCGCACCGTGAACCTCGCAGCCCCCGACGTCGGGGCCCTGCTGGCCGCCGCGGGCGCCCCGCTGCAGCAGAGCGACCGGGTGGTGCCCGATGCGTCGTCCCCGGTGACGGCCGGGATGCAGATCCAGGTCACCCGGATCCGGATGGACAAGGTCACCGAACGGCTGCCGCTGCCGCCGCAGGCGCAGCGCATCGAAGACCCCACGATGAACATGAGCCGGCAGGTGGTCGAGGACCGGGGCACCCCTGGAACCCAGGACGTGACCTTTGCCGTGGCCACCGTCAACGGTCAGGTCACCGGGCGGCTTCCCGTTGCCAACACCGTCATCACCCCGGCGCGGGCGTCGGTTCTGCGGGTCGGTGCAAAGCCGGGAACCGAGGTGCCGCCGGTGACCAACGGACTCATCTGGGACGCCCTCGCACGCTGCGAATCCGGCGGAAACTGGGCCATCAACACTGGCAATGGGTATTTCGGTGGTGTCCAATTCGACCAAAACACCTGGGAGCGGCAGGGGGGCCTGCGCTATGCTTCTCGTGCAGATCTAGCAACTCGTGAAGAACAGATCGCGATTGCTGAAGTAACGCGGGCGCGTCAAGGTTGGGGCGCTTGGCCAACGTGCAGCAGTAGGACAGGGGCATCATGA
- the rsmA gene encoding 16S rRNA (adenine(1518)-N(6)/adenine(1519)-N(6))-dimethyltransferase RsmA produces MTIRLLGRTEIRNLAKELDFRPRKSLGQNFVHDANTVRRIVSASGVNRNDNVIEVGPGLGSLTLGLLDRGATVTAVEVDPVLAGRLPQTIAEHSHSEIHRLTVLNQDILTLRKSELEKEPTALVANLPYNIAVPALLHLLAEFPSIRTVMVMVQAEVAERLAAEPGGKDYGVPSVKVRFYGRVRRFGMVSPTVFWPIPRVYSGLVRIDRYETSPWPTDETFRDQVFELVDIAFAQRRKTSRNAFLEWAGSGNESASRLLAASIDPARRGETLAVAEFVRLLQRSGTAAQSDSEQQSAPQL; encoded by the coding sequence ATGACCATTCGTCTGCTCGGTCGTACCGAGATCAGAAACCTGGCGAAGGAACTCGATTTCCGGCCCCGCAAATCGCTCGGCCAGAACTTCGTGCATGACGCGAACACGGTGCGTCGCATCGTCTCTGCATCGGGAGTCAACCGCAACGACAACGTGATCGAGGTCGGACCCGGCCTCGGGTCGCTGACCCTCGGCCTGCTCGACCGCGGCGCCACGGTGACCGCCGTCGAGGTGGACCCGGTGCTCGCCGGCCGGCTGCCGCAGACCATCGCCGAGCACTCCCACAGCGAGATCCACCGCCTCACGGTGCTGAACCAGGACATTCTCACGCTGCGCAAGTCGGAGCTGGAGAAGGAGCCGACGGCTCTGGTGGCCAACCTGCCCTACAACATCGCCGTGCCGGCGCTGCTGCACCTGCTGGCCGAGTTCCCATCCATCCGCACCGTGATGGTGATGGTGCAGGCTGAGGTGGCCGAGCGGCTGGCCGCCGAGCCCGGCGGCAAGGACTACGGCGTTCCCAGCGTGAAGGTGCGCTTCTACGGACGCGTGCGCCGCTTCGGCATGGTCTCGCCCACGGTGTTCTGGCCGATTCCCCGGGTGTACTCCGGCCTGGTGCGCATCGACCGCTACGAGACCTCGCCCTGGCCGACGGACGAGACCTTCCGCGACCAGGTATTCGAGCTGGTCGACATCGCCTTCGCGCAGCGGCGCAAGACCTCGCGCAACGCGTTCCTGGAATGGGCCGGTTCGGGCAACGAGTCCGCGTCCCGGCTGCTGGCCGCCAGCATCGACCCGGCCCGTCGCGGTGAGACGCTGGCGGTCGCGGAGTTCGTCCGGCTGCTGCAGCGCTCGGGCACTGCCGCCCAGTCCGACTCTGAGCAGCAGAGCGCCCCACAGCTCTAG